A region of Beijerinckia sp. 28-YEA-48 DNA encodes the following proteins:
- the htpX gene encoding zinc metalloprotease HtpX has product MNIMRTAILLAAMTAIFAVVGALMGGKTGMLIALAIAAATNLYALWNSDHMALASTNAHEVDATSAPDLVNMVHGLAQRAGLPPPRVYVIEDPQPNAFATGRNPENSAVAVHTGLLNMLSREELSGVIAHELAHIKHRDTLTMTVTATLAGAISSIAQWGMFFGGNRNNNGLGIIGSIALMILAPLAAMIVQMAISRSREYEADRLGAEICGNPRWLASALAKISGAAERIPNAAAEANPAMAHMFIVNPLTGQGMDNLFSTHPNVENRIAALDELAQRMGIGRGAPPPSRSGGFLGGGDPLAPRRGPWG; this is encoded by the coding sequence ATGAATATCATGCGCACGGCAATACTGCTTGCTGCCATGACTGCCATTTTTGCCGTTGTTGGCGCCCTGATGGGCGGCAAAACCGGCATGCTCATCGCACTCGCCATCGCAGCCGCGACCAACCTTTACGCGTTGTGGAACTCCGACCACATGGCGCTGGCCTCGACCAACGCCCATGAAGTCGACGCCACCTCGGCGCCGGATCTGGTCAACATGGTCCATGGCCTGGCCCAGCGCGCCGGCCTGCCGCCGCCCCGCGTCTATGTGATCGAGGATCCGCAGCCGAACGCTTTCGCCACCGGCCGTAATCCGGAAAATTCCGCCGTCGCCGTGCACACCGGGCTGCTCAACATGCTCAGCCGCGAGGAATTGTCCGGCGTCATCGCCCATGAGCTGGCGCATATCAAACATCGCGACACGTTGACGATGACCGTCACCGCCACATTGGCCGGTGCCATCTCGTCCATCGCCCAGTGGGGCATGTTCTTTGGCGGCAACCGCAACAATAACGGTCTCGGCATCATCGGCTCGATCGCCTTGATGATTCTGGCGCCGCTCGCCGCCATGATCGTGCAGATGGCGATCAGCCGGTCGAGGGAATATGAAGCCGACCGCCTTGGCGCGGAAATCTGCGGCAACCCGCGCTGGCTGGCCTCGGCGCTGGCGAAAATTTCCGGCGCGGCCGAACGTATTCCCAACGCAGCGGCGGAAGCCAATCCGGCGATGGCGCATATGTTCATCGTCAATCCGCTGACCGGCCAGGGCATGGACAATCTCTTCTCCACCCATCCCAATGTGGAAAACCGCATCGCTGCGCTCGATGAGTTGGCGCAGCGCATGGGCATCGGCCGTGGCGCTCCTCCGCC